A window of the Natronomonas salina genome harbors these coding sequences:
- a CDS encoding thiolase C-terminal domain-containing protein — MARAAVVGADMTEFGVHDRSLQELFGEAALGAFADAGVEPSAVDAFYFGNAMGGQTENDTHLGPKLASHVGIAGVPVQRFEDACATSANAFKNAVEAVEAGIHDVVLVGGVERCTPETGKDTAEMTRIFASASHRQYEQPTGLTFPGVFALFTKRHMHEYGTTEEQLAEVAVKNHGNGALNPNAHFGKETTVEEALEGPVVADPFRLMDCCPFSDGASAVVVVSDDAADSYDEPVDVGGVGHATDVVPICDKETPHVTQAARDAASQAYDQAGTSADEMDFAEVHDCFTGAEILASEAIGFVEDGQGGAAAEEGVTARDGERPINPSGGLKAKGHPIGATGTGQIVELAEHLRGDAGERQIEGAERAVAHNLGGDAATTVVTVMEARE; from the coding sequence ATGGCACGCGCAGCCGTCGTCGGCGCCGACATGACGGAGTTCGGCGTCCACGACCGATCCCTACAGGAGCTGTTCGGCGAGGCCGCCCTCGGCGCGTTCGCCGACGCCGGCGTCGAACCCTCGGCGGTCGACGCCTTCTACTTCGGCAACGCGATGGGCGGACAGACCGAGAACGACACCCACCTCGGGCCGAAACTCGCCTCCCACGTCGGCATCGCCGGCGTCCCGGTCCAGCGCTTCGAGGACGCCTGCGCCACCTCGGCCAACGCGTTCAAGAACGCCGTCGAGGCCGTCGAGGCGGGCATCCACGACGTCGTCCTCGTCGGCGGCGTCGAGCGGTGCACCCCCGAGACCGGCAAGGACACCGCGGAGATGACCCGCATCTTCGCCTCGGCCTCCCACCGGCAGTACGAGCAGCCGACGGGCCTCACCTTCCCGGGCGTCTTCGCGCTGTTCACCAAGCGGCACATGCACGAGTACGGGACGACCGAGGAGCAGCTCGCCGAGGTCGCCGTCAAGAACCACGGCAACGGCGCGCTGAATCCCAACGCGCACTTCGGGAAGGAGACGACCGTCGAGGAGGCCCTGGAGGGGCCGGTCGTCGCCGACCCGTTCCGCCTGATGGACTGCTGTCCGTTCTCCGACGGCGCGAGCGCGGTGGTCGTCGTCAGCGACGACGCGGCCGACTCCTACGACGAGCCGGTCGACGTCGGCGGCGTCGGCCACGCGACGGACGTGGTCCCCATCTGCGACAAGGAGACGCCGCACGTCACGCAGGCCGCCCGGGACGCGGCCTCCCAGGCCTACGACCAGGCCGGGACCTCGGCCGACGAGATGGACTTCGCCGAGGTCCACGACTGCTTCACCGGCGCGGAGATCCTCGCCAGCGAGGCCATCGGCTTCGTCGAGGACGGCCAGGGCGGCGCCGCCGCCGAGGAGGGCGTCACTGCCCGCGACGGCGAGCGGCCCATCAACCCCTCCGGCGGGCTGAAGGCGAAGGGCCACCCCATCGGCGCGACCGGGACCGGACAGATCGTCGAACTCGCGGAGCACCTCCGCGGGGACGCGGGCGAACGGCAGATCGAGGGCGCAGAGCGCGCCGTCGCGCACAACCTCGGCGGGGACGCCGCCACGACCGTCGTCACCGTCATGGAGGCACGAGAATGA
- a CDS encoding nuclear transport factor 2 family protein, giving the protein MDAESTVRAYYEALRAGEPLSPFFAREESTVKFGIGERLTGYDEIESGLREQTETTEGWTVESDRLVVTERADHAWFADDVFMAWNDTERGIRYEFETRWSGTLERREDAADTDGASTPDTDWRFVGMHVSTEGGT; this is encoded by the coding sequence ATGGACGCCGAATCGACGGTGCGCGCGTACTACGAAGCGCTCCGGGCGGGCGAACCGCTGTCCCCGTTCTTCGCCCGCGAGGAGTCGACCGTCAAGTTCGGCATCGGCGAGCGGCTGACCGGGTACGACGAGATCGAGTCGGGGCTCCGCGAGCAGACCGAGACGACCGAGGGATGGACCGTCGAGAGCGACCGACTGGTCGTCACCGAGCGAGCTGACCACGCCTGGTTCGCCGACGACGTGTTCATGGCCTGGAACGACACCGAACGGGGCATCCGCTACGAGTTCGAGACGCGCTGGAGCGGGACGCTGGAGCGCCGCGAGGACGCAGCCGATACCGACGGCGCGTCGACGCCCGACACGGACTGGCGCTTCGTCGGGATGCACGTCTCCACGGAGGGTGGGACCTGA
- a CDS encoding acyl-CoA dehydrogenase family protein, whose protein sequence is MSTDPIDYGQLDEGRDCNYWELDPTLRFEARRVYPDDEYEWAEDVLSEFGEVLGHRMADTADRIDEEGHELKSFDKYGDRLNGVRYHPFVEEQERIAYEEFGITHDAFHAPPGRDEPVGLSHVLMMQTLLSYVDGGFCCPVSMTTGAAIVLEKFDDGDLAEYFEGLTSRDLEEHIEGAMFLTEEQGGSDVGANEVRAERTGEDGVYELYGEKWFCSNIDAEGALALARTPDAPEGVEGLSLFLVPRTKPDGEVNESHFRRLKDKLGTISVPTGEIEFQGAEAYLVGEEGEGFKYMAEMMNFERLTNATGAIGIMGRALLEAKVRAANREAFGSALEEKPLMRRDLVDMAVDYEAASVFTFEGARLLDERERTDAKSGDDAYQLMRLFVPVAKYKTARMAVETTSYAMEVLGGNGYVREHTTERLLRDAQVLPIWEGPSNILALDTLRALNRENAHEALLPYVQEKLDGVEHPLLEDLADEVESAFLELQNALGTLATEDGDYAQYHAKRLSDLIFDVVTAALLLAEAQSQIDEAGNGRKAMVAKRFVQTRFGTEDAYGVTSGERFGMEDDAFAAIAHHAAVDPESLVETAPADD, encoded by the coding sequence ATGTCGACCGACCCGATAGACTACGGGCAACTGGACGAGGGCCGGGACTGCAACTACTGGGAACTCGACCCGACCCTCCGGTTCGAGGCCCGACGCGTCTACCCGGACGACGAGTACGAGTGGGCCGAGGACGTCCTCTCGGAGTTCGGCGAAGTCCTCGGCCACCGGATGGCCGACACCGCCGACCGGATCGACGAGGAGGGCCACGAACTGAAGTCCTTCGACAAGTACGGCGACCGGCTCAACGGGGTCCGGTACCACCCGTTCGTCGAGGAGCAGGAGCGGATCGCCTACGAGGAGTTCGGCATCACTCACGACGCCTTCCACGCGCCGCCGGGCCGCGACGAACCGGTCGGGCTGAGCCACGTCCTGATGATGCAGACGCTGCTCTCCTACGTCGACGGCGGGTTCTGCTGTCCGGTCTCGATGACCACCGGTGCGGCCATCGTCCTCGAGAAGTTCGACGACGGCGACCTAGCGGAGTACTTCGAGGGGCTGACGTCACGCGACCTGGAGGAGCACATCGAGGGCGCGATGTTCCTGACCGAGGAGCAGGGCGGCTCCGACGTCGGCGCCAACGAGGTCCGGGCCGAGCGGACCGGCGAAGACGGCGTCTACGAGCTCTACGGCGAGAAGTGGTTCTGCTCGAACATCGACGCGGAGGGAGCCCTTGCGCTCGCCCGCACCCCCGACGCCCCGGAGGGCGTCGAGGGCCTGTCGCTGTTCCTCGTCCCGCGGACGAAGCCCGACGGGGAGGTCAACGAGTCGCACTTCCGCCGTCTGAAGGACAAGCTCGGCACCATCTCGGTCCCCACCGGCGAGATCGAGTTCCAGGGCGCCGAGGCGTACCTCGTCGGCGAGGAGGGCGAGGGCTTCAAGTATATGGCCGAGATGATGAACTTCGAGCGGCTGACCAACGCCACCGGCGCCATCGGCATCATGGGCCGGGCGCTGCTGGAGGCGAAGGTCCGCGCCGCCAACCGCGAGGCCTTCGGGAGCGCCCTCGAGGAGAAACCGCTGATGCGCCGCGACCTCGTCGACATGGCCGTCGACTACGAGGCCGCGAGCGTCTTCACCTTCGAGGGCGCCCGGTTGCTCGACGAACGGGAACGGACAGACGCAAAATCGGGCGACGACGCCTACCAGTTGATGCGGCTGTTCGTCCCGGTCGCGAAGTACAAGACCGCCCGCATGGCCGTCGAGACGACCTCCTACGCGATGGAGGTCCTCGGCGGCAACGGCTACGTCCGCGAGCACACCACCGAGCGCCTCCTCCGCGACGCGCAGGTCCTCCCCATCTGGGAGGGCCCCTCGAACATCCTCGCCCTCGACACCCTCCGGGCGCTGAATCGCGAGAACGCCCACGAGGCGTTGCTCCCCTACGTCCAGGAGAAGCTCGACGGCGTCGAGCACCCGCTGCTGGAGGACCTGGCGGACGAGGTCGAATCGGCGTTCCTCGAACTCCAGAACGCCCTCGGGACGCTGGCGACCGAGGACGGCGACTACGCGCAGTACCACGCCAAGCGGCTCTCGGACCTCATCTTCGACGTGGTCACGGCGGCGCTCCTGCTGGCGGAAGCCCAGTCCCAGATCGACGAGGCCGGGAACGGTCGGAAGGCGATGGTCGCCAAGCGGTTCGTCCAGACCCGGTTCGGGACGGAGGACGCCTACGGCGTCACCTCCGGCGAACGGTTCGGGATGGAGGACGACGCGTTCGCCGCCATCGCTCACCACGCCGCTGTCGACCCCGAGTCGCTGGTGGAGACGGCGCCGGCCGACGACTGA
- a CDS encoding enoyl-CoA hydratase/isomerase family protein: protein MATSEELSNEDLDVEVAADDLVVRATIDRAEDRNALNENVIEGLLGVLEYADDGPARVVVIRGAEGTFCAGGDIKSMASAVGQGSQAYREGFAGMKDLIETAVDTAALTVAAVEGYCLAGGMGLAAACDVIVASEEATFGTPEVDIGIFPAQALVPIMRTVNEKQALKLLFTGEHIDAREAHDIGFTTDLVPPEEFDAELDSLVDDLAGPSSFMIEIGKESFYNQREMGFSEALDYMREMVTMLAMSDDAEEGFNSFLTDSEPDWKGRPDTDD from the coding sequence ATGGCTACGAGCGAGGAACTCTCCAACGAGGACCTGGACGTCGAGGTCGCCGCCGACGACCTCGTGGTCCGGGCGACGATCGACCGGGCCGAGGACCGCAACGCCCTGAACGAGAACGTCATCGAGGGGCTCCTCGGCGTCCTCGAGTACGCCGACGACGGGCCGGCCCGGGTCGTCGTGATCCGGGGCGCCGAGGGCACCTTCTGCGCCGGCGGCGACATCAAGTCGATGGCCAGCGCAGTCGGCCAGGGCTCGCAGGCCTACCGCGAGGGCTTCGCCGGCATGAAGGACCTCATCGAGACCGCCGTCGACACCGCCGCCCTCACCGTCGCCGCCGTCGAGGGCTACTGCCTCGCCGGCGGGATGGGCCTCGCCGCGGCCTGCGACGTCATCGTCGCCAGCGAGGAGGCCACCTTCGGGACGCCGGAGGTCGACATCGGCATCTTCCCCGCGCAGGCGCTCGTCCCCATCATGCGGACGGTCAACGAGAAGCAGGCGCTGAAGTTGCTGTTCACCGGCGAGCACATCGACGCCCGGGAGGCCCACGACATCGGCTTCACGACCGATCTCGTCCCGCCGGAGGAGTTCGACGCCGAACTGGACTCGCTGGTCGACGACCTCGCCGGCCCCTCGTCGTTCATGATCGAGATCGGCAAGGAGTCCTTCTACAACCAGCGGGAGATGGGCTTCTCCGAGGCGCTCGACTACATGCGCGAGATGGTGACGATGCTCGCGATGAGCGACGACGCCGAGGAGGGGTTCAACTCCTTCCTCACCGACTCCGAACCCGACTGGAAGGGCCGACCCGACACCGACGACTGA
- a CDS encoding 3-keto-5-aminohexanoate cleavage protein — protein MTIEQESVKGNDPEKAIVSAALTGALTTRDQCEAIPYTPEEIAEDAAAARENGAAIAHIHARTENGSPTFDTEIYQEIYDEVRERTDILINFSTGALHEPVETRVEYVEEVQPDIAALNMGSMNYAKYSESRDDFVFDMVFDNPFNEIREFLTAMNGSGVKPELECFDTGHIGNIRPFVKSGDLEHPINFSLVMGVLGGIPPTIENLAHQVRQLPDSANWQVIGISREQWQLVSAALAMGGNVRVGLEDNFYLPNGEMSTNPELVAKAAEMTRNVGREPATPEEAAEIMEIDAPHL, from the coding sequence ATGACCATCGAACAAGAATCCGTCAAAGGCAACGACCCCGAGAAGGCGATCGTCAGCGCGGCGCTCACCGGCGCGCTCACCACCCGCGACCAGTGCGAGGCGATCCCGTACACCCCCGAGGAGATCGCCGAGGACGCCGCCGCGGCCCGCGAGAACGGCGCCGCGATCGCGCACATCCACGCCCGCACCGAGAACGGCTCGCCGACCTTCGACACCGAGATCTACCAGGAGATCTACGACGAAGTCCGCGAACGCACCGACATCCTGATCAACTTCTCGACGGGCGCGCTCCACGAACCCGTCGAGACGCGCGTCGAGTACGTCGAGGAGGTCCAGCCCGACATCGCCGCGCTGAACATGGGCTCGATGAACTACGCGAAGTACAGCGAGAGCCGCGACGACTTCGTCTTCGACATGGTGTTCGACAACCCGTTCAACGAGATCCGCGAGTTCCTGACGGCGATGAACGGCTCGGGCGTCAAGCCCGAACTCGAGTGCTTCGACACCGGCCACATCGGGAACATCCGGCCGTTCGTCAAGTCCGGCGACCTCGAACACCCCATCAACTTCTCGCTGGTGATGGGCGTCCTCGGCGGCATCCCGCCGACGATCGAGAACCTCGCCCACCAGGTCCGCCAGCTCCCCGACAGCGCCAACTGGCAGGTCATCGGTATCTCCCGCGAGCAGTGGCAGCTCGTTTCGGCCGCCCTCGCTATGGGCGGCAACGTCCGCGTCGGCCTGGAGGACAACTTCTACCTCCCGAACGGCGAGATGTCGACGAACCCCGAACTCGTCGCCAAGGCCGCCGAGATGACCCGCAACGTCGGCCGCGAGCCCGCCACGCCCGAGGAGGCCGCCGAGATCATGGAGATCGACGCGCCGCATCTCTAA
- a CDS encoding AAA domain-containing protein: MNLRGPVVEARDPRTVETSRGTSELAEVLLRPERGAREPVQVTLWGKWTGTADLLEEEMDLLVTDVEEREFRGETQYTTTGDSAVVVEPDFLVDVTDIRGWVQCPRVYYLNKLTGVPLKYPVVKGTVVHEVFGDLLRGRDLEDSIEERVAEAALDIGLLGETADSVADDVRQNAAAIEGWLQQGILDDDADSWRSEQTLISERFGIKGRADAVRRGMPVELKTGKNTTRDPRFQDKVQAACYALLLADSVADAPDTGTLLYTKNTALDRSEASGDLSPAKEFSIGGGFLKFVLRQRNEIAAAEFDMAVPTGYEADAKCEYCFEQDTCMVVAGRLDQESKAGQIGESLPKAERDYFERFYRAIEEERREVHREYRKLWEQSAEERADDDRALLDLEPLDREPVSGGRWRLRARRTSEAVSKIREGDRVLASDGHPTRGTAELATVEELGEEIVVTADEPFDLRRLDVYPSEIGVDRQLNGLHDAILRGDPDRKDVLFGRRDPEFSGPRETYIDNNDAQDEAVNAAVRADDFALVHGPPGTGKTYTLARTVRALVDDGERVLLSAFTNRAVDNAVEALEEQGFTDVVRWGSENGVRDDMQQYRMQRSGDPRERAAELQDAQVVAATTAACGSRALKQQQFDVAVVDEAGQLTEPGTFLAANLAHRFVLVGDHEQLPPVVRAENDLKESLFERLIETYPEAGVMLDRQYRMSQRVQYFSSREFYGGELRPATGEVAAQRLSDLPGVNADALPPELRDPVSFVDPGGAADGNTNPIEADRVAGIVQSFLDAGVDREDIGVIAPFRAQVAQISRRLPDVTVDTVDRFQGSSKEVIVISFVATDDLGSPIFEDYRRVNVALTRAKKALVLVGDEGALRSVPFYERMLEWADGS, translated from the coding sequence GTGAACCTGAGGGGCCCGGTCGTCGAAGCGCGCGACCCCCGGACCGTCGAGACGAGCCGTGGGACGTCCGAACTCGCCGAGGTGCTGCTCCGCCCTGAGCGCGGCGCGAGGGAGCCGGTCCAGGTGACGCTGTGGGGGAAGTGGACCGGGACCGCCGACCTGCTGGAGGAGGAGATGGACCTCCTCGTGACAGACGTCGAGGAGCGGGAGTTCCGCGGCGAGACGCAGTACACGACGACCGGCGACTCCGCCGTCGTCGTCGAACCGGACTTCCTCGTCGACGTGACCGACATCCGGGGGTGGGTGCAGTGCCCCCGCGTCTACTACCTGAACAAGCTCACCGGCGTCCCGCTGAAGTACCCGGTCGTCAAGGGGACCGTCGTCCACGAGGTGTTCGGCGACCTGCTCCGGGGCCGCGACCTCGAAGACAGCATCGAGGAGCGCGTCGCCGAAGCCGCCCTCGACATCGGCCTCCTGGGGGAGACCGCCGACTCGGTGGCCGACGACGTCCGGCAGAACGCCGCCGCCATCGAGGGGTGGCTCCAGCAGGGCATCCTCGACGACGACGCCGACTCCTGGCGCTCCGAGCAGACGCTCATCTCCGAGCGCTTCGGCATCAAGGGCCGCGCCGACGCCGTCCGCCGCGGGATGCCGGTCGAACTCAAGACCGGCAAGAACACCACCCGCGACCCCCGCTTCCAGGACAAGGTGCAGGCGGCCTGCTACGCGCTCCTCCTGGCCGACAGCGTCGCCGACGCGCCCGACACGGGCACCCTCCTCTACACCAAGAACACCGCGCTGGACCGCAGCGAGGCCTCCGGCGACCTCTCGCCCGCGAAGGAGTTCTCCATCGGCGGGGGCTTCCTGAAATTCGTCCTCAGGCAGCGCAACGAGATCGCGGCCGCCGAGTTCGATATGGCGGTGCCGACCGGCTACGAGGCCGACGCGAAGTGCGAGTACTGCTTCGAACAGGACACCTGCATGGTGGTCGCCGGTCGCCTCGACCAGGAGTCGAAGGCCGGCCAGATCGGCGAGTCGCTCCCGAAAGCGGAGCGGGACTACTTCGAGCGCTTCTACCGCGCCATCGAGGAGGAGCGCCGCGAGGTCCACCGCGAGTACCGGAAGCTCTGGGAGCAGTCCGCCGAGGAGCGGGCCGACGACGACCGCGCGCTGCTCGACCTGGAACCGCTCGACCGCGAGCCGGTCTCCGGCGGTCGGTGGCGGCTCCGCGCCCGCCGGACCTCCGAGGCCGTCTCGAAGATCCGAGAGGGCGACCGGGTCCTCGCCAGCGACGGTCACCCGACCCGAGGCACCGCCGAACTCGCGACCGTCGAGGAACTCGGCGAGGAGATTGTCGTCACCGCCGACGAGCCGTTCGACCTCCGGCGGCTCGACGTCTACCCCTCCGAGATCGGGGTCGACCGACAGCTCAACGGTCTGCACGACGCCATCCTCCGCGGCGACCCCGACCGGAAGGACGTCCTCTTCGGCCGCCGCGACCCCGAGTTCTCCGGGCCCCGGGAGACCTACATCGACAACAACGACGCTCAGGACGAGGCCGTCAACGCCGCCGTCCGGGCCGACGACTTTGCGCTCGTCCACGGCCCGCCCGGTACCGGGAAGACCTACACCCTCGCGCGGACCGTCCGCGCGCTGGTCGACGACGGCGAGCGCGTCCTGCTGTCGGCGTTCACCAACCGCGCGGTCGACAACGCGGTCGAGGCCCTCGAGGAGCAGGGCTTCACCGACGTCGTCCGCTGGGGGTCGGAGAACGGCGTCCGCGACGACATGCAGCAGTACCGGATGCAGCGCTCCGGCGACCCCCGGGAGCGCGCCGCCGAACTGCAGGACGCACAGGTCGTCGCCGCCACGACGGCCGCCTGCGGCTCCCGCGCGCTGAAACAGCAGCAGTTCGACGTCGCGGTCGTCGACGAGGCCGGCCAGCTGACCGAGCCGGGGACCTTCCTCGCCGCCAACCTCGCCCACCGGTTCGTCCTGGTCGGCGACCACGAGCAGCTCCCGCCGGTCGTCCGCGCGGAGAACGACCTCAAGGAGTCGCTGTTCGAGCGCCTCATCGAGACGTACCCCGAGGCTGGCGTCATGCTCGACCGCCAGTACCGCATGAGCCAGCGGGTCCAGTACTTCTCCAGCCGGGAGTTCTACGGCGGCGAGTTGCGCCCTGCGACCGGAGAGGTGGCCGCCCAGCGTCTCTCGGACCTGCCGGGCGTCAACGCCGACGCGTTACCGCCGGAACTGCGGGACCCAGTCTCCTTCGTCGACCCCGGCGGCGCGGCCGACGGGAACACCAACCCGATCGAGGCCGACCGGGTCGCGGGGATAGTCCAGTCGTTCCTCGACGCGGGCGTCGACCGCGAGGACATCGGCGTCATCGCGCCGTTCCGCGCCCAGGTGGCCCAGATCTCGCGACGGCTCCCCGACGTCACCGTCGACACCGTCGACCGGTTCCAGGGCTCCTCGAAGGAGGTGATCGTCATCTCGTTCGTGGCGACCGACGACCTCGGGAGTCCCATCTTCGAAGACTACCGGCGGGTGAACGTCGCGCTTACGCGCGCGAAGAAGGCGCTTGTCCTGGTGGGCGACGAAGGGGCGCTCCGGAGCGTGCCGTTCTACGAGCGGATGCTGGAGTGGGCGGACGGGAGCTAG
- a CDS encoding HAD family hydrolase, with protein MTVDAVLFDLDDTLYPYPPCREAGKRGAFEEARDRGYDLDREAFESLYQRGRRETKRDTAETAASHSRTLYFKHGLRDHLGRPAPADALALGEAFWDAYVEAMEPFQGLQETLKSLSEAGVSIGIATNLTTSLQLRKLRELGIDDAVDAIVTSEEAGREKPGSVMFSLPLSRLGCRPADAVMVGDKPESDVAGANAVGLETVLFNGSVDEEAPPEHVPDHQVDSLADVLEVAL; from the coding sequence ATGACCGTCGACGCCGTGCTGTTCGACCTCGACGACACGCTGTATCCCTACCCGCCCTGCCGCGAGGCGGGCAAACGCGGGGCCTTCGAGGAGGCCCGCGACCGGGGCTACGACCTCGACCGCGAGGCGTTCGAGTCCCTCTACCAGCGGGGCCGTCGCGAGACGAAGCGCGACACCGCAGAGACGGCGGCCTCTCACAGTCGAACGCTCTACTTCAAGCATGGCCTGCGAGACCACCTGGGACGGCCGGCCCCCGCGGACGCCCTGGCCTTGGGCGAAGCGTTCTGGGACGCCTACGTCGAGGCGATGGAACCGTTCCAGGGCCTCCAGGAGACTCTGAAATCCCTCTCGGAGGCGGGCGTCTCAATCGGTATCGCGACCAACCTCACGACCAGTCTGCAGTTGCGGAAGCTCCGCGAGCTCGGAATCGACGACGCGGTCGACGCGATCGTCACCTCCGAGGAGGCCGGCCGCGAGAAACCCGGGTCGGTGATGTTCTCGCTGCCGCTCTCGCGGTTGGGGTGCCGACCCGCCGACGCGGTGATGGTCGGCGACAAGCCCGAGAGCGACGTCGCTGGCGCGAACGCGGTGGGACTGGAGACGGTCCTGTTCAACGGCTCGGTCGACGAGGAGGCGCCTCCGGAACACGTCCCGGACCACCAGGTCGACTCGCTGGCGGACGTCTTGGAGGTGGCGTTGTGA
- a CDS encoding class II aldolase/adducin family protein, which yields MRLAEERRSVVEHAPSLASLTPGRTGNLSRRSGDAFAVTPTGVPYDAFGAEDVPVVGVDGERRGGGMEPSSEVPMHAAIYRRADVGAIVHTHSPWTTTLATAGEELPPIHYMIVAVGRRVPVAGYAPYGTDELAAKVVAAMDEADSEAAILQNHGLVVTGPDLETAVENAVHVESLARMYLSARAAGFEPTELSDDQLAAVEEQFESYGQ from the coding sequence GTGAGGCTCGCCGAGGAACGCCGGTCGGTGGTCGAGCACGCCCCGAGCCTCGCGTCGCTCACCCCGGGCCGGACCGGGAACCTGAGTCGGCGCTCGGGCGACGCCTTCGCGGTGACGCCGACCGGCGTCCCCTACGACGCCTTCGGCGCGGAGGACGTGCCCGTCGTCGGCGTCGACGGCGAGCGGCGCGGCGGCGGGATGGAGCCGAGCAGCGAGGTGCCGATGCACGCCGCCATCTACCGGCGGGCCGACGTCGGGGCCATCGTCCACACCCACTCGCCGTGGACGACGACGCTGGCGACCGCGGGCGAGGAGCTGCCGCCCATCCACTACATGATCGTCGCGGTCGGTCGACGGGTCCCCGTAGCGGGCTACGCGCCCTACGGGACCGACGAACTCGCGGCGAAGGTCGTCGCCGCGATGGACGAGGCCGACTCCGAGGCGGCCATCTTACAGAACCACGGGCTCGTGGTCACGGGCCCGGACCTGGAGACGGCCGTCGAGAACGCCGTCCACGTCGAGAGCCTCGCGCGGATGTACCTGAGCGCCCGCGCCGCCGGCTTCGAGCCCACGGAGCTCAGCGACGACCAGCTGGCGGCCGTCGAGGAGCAGTTCGAGAGCTACGGGCAGTGA